The nucleotide window TTTATAAGTGCTTTTAAAAGCATAAAAATGTCTTTATTGCAAAGTGGGGTCTAAAGATTTGACTGAAGTAAAATCTTTAAGTTGTGACTGAGCCTGTACAGGCACCAATAAATTTATTTTTCAAAAGAAAACAGAAAATGGGAAAAAAGAAAAAGAAAGCAATTTCATAGGACGGGGTGCAGACAGGCCAAAAGGAATCGGAATAAGTCCCGAAGGGTGGCTTGTGAGGTCCGAACAAGGCATTATGCCGAGGTCTTTTTGCCAGGCTGAAGCAGCCCGGCATATCTTCGTTTTCTTTTTATTATTTCTTTAAGGGAAAATATAAGTATAAAGGATCTGTTTTTAAATGCTATTTTCCAAAGAAAAACTAAATCCAGTGGTAGGTTTTGTCTTTTCTGTTAAGATAACAGTACATTTCTTCTAGTAATTTATAGTCATCAGTTATATTGTAAGAAAGTCCGGCTGAAATAGCCCAAAGCCCGGCAGATTCTTTTGCGATATCATGTCTGTCAGTATCCGCTCCTCGGACAATTGCTGCCATAATTGAAATGGCAGGATCGTCAATTTCATATTTTTTGACAATGTAATCAAAAGTGCTTTGTTCATTGTAGTGGGTAAACTCTACATTTGGAATATCGAAAGGAATAGCATTCAGTTCTTTTGCTTTATCCAGAACAATATTAAAAGGGACATAAATGAATTCGGCCTCACTGTCAACAAATTTTTTAATGAGCCAAGGTGATGCAATTCGGTCTATTTTTGGTCTTTCTCTAGTAATCCATTTCATTTTAAAAAATTACGAATTTTTGATTCTTCAAAGCTACTTTATTTTTTTAAAAATATTACAGGCTACATTTTTTTTGGAATATCGGGCCCTTACGAACCTGTTTT belongs to Flavobacterium aquiphilum and includes:
- a CDS encoding chromate resistance protein ChrB domain-containing protein, producing the protein MKWITRERPKIDRIASPWLIKKFVDSEAEFIYVPFNIVLDKAKELNAIPFDIPNVEFTHYNEQSTFDYIVKKYEIDDPAISIMAAIVRGADTDRHDIAKESAGLWAISAGLSYNITDDYKLLEEMYCYLNRKDKTYHWI